Proteins found in one Mycteria americana isolate JAX WOST 10 ecotype Jacksonville Zoo and Gardens chromosome 8, USCA_MyAme_1.0, whole genome shotgun sequence genomic segment:
- the CDC23 gene encoding cell division cycle protein 23 homolog: MAAAAAAGLGGSDFSDLREIKKQLLSVAERSRERGLQHSGKWASELAFALDPLPLSELPPPPALTEEDARDLDAYTLAKSYFDLKEYDRAAYFLRGCKSQKAYFLYMYSRYLSGEKKKDDETVDSLGPLEKGQVKNEALRELRVELSKKHKARELDGFGLYLYGVVLRKLDLVKEAIDVFVEAAHVLPLHWGAWLELCNLITDKEMLKFLSLPDTWMKEFFLAHIYTELQLIEEALQKYQSLIDAGFSKSTYIISQIAVAYHNIRDIDKALSIFNELRKQDPYRIENMDTFSNLLYVRSMKPELSYLAHNLCEIDKYRVETCCVIGNYYSLRSQHEKAALYFQRALKLNPRYLGAWTLMGHEYMEMKNTSAAIQAYRHAIEVNKRDYRAWYGLGQTYEILKMPFYCLYYYRRAHQLRPNDSRMLVALGECYEKLNQLVEAKKCYWRAYAVGDVEKMALVKLAKLHEQLNESEQAAQCYIKYIQDIYSCGEIVEHLEVSTAFRYLAQYYFKCKLWDEASACAQKCCAFNDTREEGKALLRQILQLRNQGETSSTDIAAPFFLPASLSANNTPTRRVSPLNLSSVTP; the protein is encoded by the exons atggcggccgcggcggcggcggggctggggggcagcgactTCTCGGACCTGCGGGAGATcaagaagcagctgctgagcGTGGCGGAGCGCAGCCGCGAGCGCGGCCTGCAGCACAGCGGGAAGTG GGCCTCCGAGCTGGCCTTTGCCTTGGACCCGCTGCCGCTGAGCGAGCTGCCGCCGCCCCCTGCGCTCACGGAG GAGGATGCTCGTGATCTGGATGCCTATACGTTAGCCAAGTCCTACTTTGATCTAAAGGAATATGACAGGGCTGCCTATTTTCTACGAGGCTGCAAGAGTCAGAAAGCTTACTTCTTGTATATGTACTCCAGATACCTG tcaggggaaaagaagaaggatGATGAGACAGTGGATAGTTTGG GACCTCTGGAAAAAGGACAGGTGAAAAATGAAGCTCTACGAGAATTGAGAGTTGAGCTCAGCAAGAAACACAAGGCACGGGAACTGGATGGATTTGGCCTTTATCT GTATGGTGTCGTGCTGCGGAAGCTGGACCTGGTGAAAGAAGCAATAGATGTGTTCGTTGAAGCTGCCCATGTCTTACCTTTGCACTGGGGAGCCTGGCTGGAACTTTGCAACTTGATTACAGATAAAGAGATG TTGAAGTTCCTGTCCTTGCCAGATACATGGATGAAAGAGTTCTTTCTTGCACACATTTATACAGAGCTGCAGCTGATAGAGGAGGCTCTGCAGAAGTATCAGAGTCTCATTGATGCAGGATTTTCCAAAAGCACTTACATCATCTCTCAGATTGCAGTTGCCTACCACAATATCCGAG ATATTGACAAAGCTTTATCCATCTTTAACGAGCTAAGGAAACAAGATCCTTACAGGATAGAAAACATGGACACTTTCTCCAACTTGCTATATGTAAGG AGCATGAAGCCTGAGTTGAGCTACCTGGCTCACAATCTCTGTGAGATAGACAAGTATCGTGTTGAGACCTGCTGTGTAATTG GGAATTATTATAGCTTGCGTTCCCAGCATGAAAAAGCAGCACTCTATTTCCAGAGGGCCTTGAAACTGAATCCTCGTTACCTGGGAGCCTGGACACTCATGGGACATGAGTACATGGAAATGAAGAACACATCTGCAGCTATCCAGGCTTATAG ACATGCAATAGAGGTGAACAAAAGGGACTACAGAGCATGGTATGGCTTGGGGCAAACCTATGAAATCCTCAAAATGCCATTTTACTGTCTCTATTACTACCGACGGGCCCACCAGCTCAG ACCAAATGATTCTCGTATGCTGGTTGCTCTAGGAGAATGCTATGAGAAACTCAATCAATTGGTGGAAGCTAAAAAG TGCTACTGGAGAGCTTATGCTGTGGGAGATGTGGAGAAAATGGCACTGGTGAAACTAGCAAA gCTGCACGAACAGCTGAATGAATCTGAACAGGCAGCTCAGTGCTATATCAAATACATCCAGGATATCTATTCCTGTGGG GAGATAGTGGAGCACCTGGAGGTCAGCACTGCCTTCCGTTACCTGGCCCAATACTACTTCAAGTGTAAGCTCTGGGATGAAGCCTCAGCATGTGCTCAGAAATGCTGTGCATTCAATGAT ActagagaagaaggaaaggcCCTGCTGCGGCAGATCTTACAGCTTCGCAATCAAGGAGAAACCTCATCCACAGATATTGCTgctccctttttcctccctgcGTCATTGTCAGCCAACAACACTCCCACACGTCGTGTCTCCCCACTCAATCTGTCTTCTGTAACACCATGA